TCTGAAAAACAACTTTCACCGGGTTGATGCCGTCGTTGTGTCGGACTATGGCTATGGCATCTTGACCGATAAGGTCATTGGCGCCCTTGGCGCTTTGCAACACAAAAAGGAAAGTATTTTAGTAATTGATGCAAAGTCCCTTGATAAATATAGCCACCTGCGGGCCACGGTTGCAAAACCCAATTACCAGGAACTTGTGAGACTCCTTGCAATCACCGAACCAGCCGCAAGCGGCAAGCGGTCTGAGCAAATCAGACGCCATGGCCAGCGGCTTTTGAAAAAAACAGGAACGAAGTATGTCGCGGCCACGCTTGATATTGAGGGCGCGCTGCTGTTTCAGCACGGCAAAGAACCCTACCGTACCTTCTCAAAGCCGGTGGAGAACACCAAGGCTGCCGGCGCCGGTGATACGTATGTGGGCGCTCTCACCCTTGCGTTGGCAAGCGGTGCATCCATCGAAGTTGCCGGCGAGATCGCCAAGTCGGCTGCTGTGGTCATACTACAAAAATCCGGCACTGCTACCTGTACGAAGAGCGAGTTGAGTCATTACCTGGGGAATGGCAGTAAATATACTGATGACTGGCAAGAATTAAAAAACCGCATCGATCATCTGAGAAAAGAGGCCCGGCGCATCGTATTTACCAATGGGTGTTTCGATCTGCTCCACAGTGGGCATGTTACCTACCTCGACCAGGCTCGGACGCTAGGCGATGCCCTGGTATTAGGTCTGAACTCCGACGCAAGTATCAAACGTCTGAAAGGAAACAACCGGCCCATCAATAATTTAAGTGAACGTATCCGCATCCTATCCGGGCTGGAGTCAGTGACATTCATGACGTCTTTCGAGGAAGACACGCCTATAAGCCTGCTCGAGGTTATTCAGCCTGATCTGTATGTAAAAGGCGGCGATTACACTGTCGACAACCTGCCCGAAGCGCCCGTGGTACTGGGCTATGGTGGAAAAATCGAAATCATGCCTTTTGTCCAAGATCGGTCGACAACGAACATCATTTTGAAAATTAAAAGTCTTGATACGCAAACCGCATAGTCAGAAAGCGAACCATGTTCTCTGATGCCTGGGGGAATTACAAGAACATACTATGTGTGCGTCTTGATAATATGGGCGATGTGCTGATGAGCCAGCCCGCAATTCGGGCGTTGAAACAATCTGCTTTGGGCAGGCAAATAACCCTGCTGACATCCAGCGCAGGGGCAACCGTCGCTCCCTTTATACGGGAGGTGGACGCAATTATCTCGTTTGATGTCCCGTGGGTTAAAACGGACGAAATCAATGGGGAGCAACAATTGCTGGCGCTCGCCGATAAGTTGAGAAGCAGGCGGTTTGACGCAGCCGCGATTTTTACGTCATATAGCCAGAATCCATTGCCTGCGGCCATGCTGTGCTATCAGGCAGGTATCAAAGCCGTGCTCGGTTACTGCCGCGAGAATCCGTATCAGCTCATCAGCCACTGGTTACCTGATAAGGAGCCGCTGGATTACATTGTTCATGAGGTTCGACGACAGCTCGAGCTGGTCGAAACGGTAGGAGGAGCGACGTCGGATACAGCACTGTCGCTCCAGGTTTCGGAAGAAAGCCGGCAAACAATTCAGGCCAAGTTAGTTGCACTTGGGATCCGTACGGATAAGCAATGGCTCGTGCTTCACGCCGGGGTAAGTGAAGAAAAGCGCCGCTATCCTGCGGATGAGTATATAACCGCGTGCCGCTCGCTCATGGAACAAGGTCACAAGGTTGTCCTTACGGGTAGCAGCAGCGAGCGAAGTTATGTTGGCGAAATTGCCCATCGGCTCG
The window above is part of the Nitrosospira sp. Is2 genome. Proteins encoded here:
- the rfaE2 gene encoding D-glycero-beta-D-manno-heptose 1-phosphate adenylyltransferase, with amino-acid sequence MNGDYLATINHFSNLSVLVIGDAMLDVYMDGSADRICREAPVPIVDIRDVKTVPGGAANTAANLAQLGAKVHYISVVGSDHEAKLLKDALAGHGLDTSLVLSDPVRRTITKQRVTAGNQLLVRFDSGTTEAIHADYERQVIGNLKNNFHRVDAVVVSDYGYGILTDKVIGALGALQHKKESILVIDAKSLDKYSHLRATVAKPNYQELVRLLAITEPAASGKRSEQIRRHGQRLLKKTGTKYVAATLDIEGALLFQHGKEPYRTFSKPVENTKAAGAGDTYVGALTLALASGASIEVAGEIAKSAAVVILQKSGTATCTKSELSHYLGNGSKYTDDWQELKNRIDHLRKEARRIVFTNGCFDLLHSGHVTYLDQARTLGDALVLGLNSDASIKRLKGNNRPINNLSERIRILSGLESVTFMTSFEEDTPISLLEVIQPDLYVKGGDYTVDNLPEAPVVLGYGGKIEIMPFVQDRSTTNIILKIKSLDTQTA
- a CDS encoding glycosyltransferase family 9 protein; the protein is MFSDAWGNYKNILCVRLDNMGDVLMSQPAIRALKQSALGRQITLLTSSAGATVAPFIREVDAIISFDVPWVKTDEINGEQQLLALADKLRSRRFDAAAIFTSYSQNPLPAAMLCYQAGIKAVLGYCRENPYQLISHWLPDKEPLDYIVHEVRRQLELVETVGGATSDTALSLQVSEESRQTIQAKLVALGIRTDKQWLVLHAGVSEEKRRYPADEYITACRSLMEQGHKVVLTGSSSERSYVGEIAHRLGDGAVNLAGELSVAELIALIAAAPVLISNNTGPVHIAAAVGTPVVVLYAKTNPQHTPWKVVNRVLYFEVRPELRTKNRLLQSFPEVSAPRASPQAITTAVNELVRDELCESE